A genomic stretch from Desulfotignum balticum DSM 7044 includes:
- a CDS encoding DUF294 nucleotidyltransferase-like domain-containing protein — protein MEPKNNILDEKQILASFISKLPEAILICDSGGTILLHDRQSEAWLAPAHSGSGDPVPMNGTPITAYIDKDLMEHALDDMTEQLRQPASNAVAIFILQKHRRILQAQVVPVLSHTGLFTGFVMILDDITRQSHAEKRVESILKTLSKNARSPIAGIRAAIEAMRQFPGMDEEKQGKFKEIIYNESIALSDLLNRISEDYSGLIHTKKTLKTVFLRDLLQTVARRGQRHTPGILCHIIENRENKDIRITADAYLMITAIFFVLERVNTETEAVEFDISFKTENRIVLMDITWKGPPIDPRSIRQWESGAINTRHAVLNISLKQALNQHHSTISTCPGWPGNKESPGLRFFIPQDVSPVHESLEPVSALPETRIQIRDLDLFDHSDQDMALDNRLLTELSYTALIREITRAGRVEEIIGKHSQLPRLIHSMLTSGTRIRTVTWLVTAFSDAILHRLMAFAIAELGPPPLPFAFITLGSEGRKEQTLKTDQDNAIIFQDPPKGEAVDTFQTYFLVLGEKVCTWLDQSGFDFCQGGIMAKNPKWCQPLSRWKNCFSSWIHAAAPQDLLHTSIFFDFRFAYGDPAITDNLTTHLHASLSNWTGFFRNMAHNAVYFKPPIGFFGNLQVNARGPHKHCLDIKMAGIPIVDFARIYSLKHGIKQTSTQERLYQLYVKKVLSKAEYNELDQAYSFMMQLRFKVQIQAILGQNQNPDNFVNPRHLSFIEKRTLKEILKKIKEIQARLRFDFIGATDQQIS, from the coding sequence ATGGAACCCAAAAACAACATCCTGGATGAAAAACAGATCCTGGCCTCGTTTATCTCAAAACTGCCCGAGGCCATTCTGATCTGTGATTCCGGCGGAACTATTCTTTTGCATGACCGCCAGTCCGAAGCCTGGCTGGCACCGGCACACTCCGGCTCCGGCGACCCCGTCCCGATGAACGGCACCCCCATCACCGCCTATATTGACAAAGACCTCATGGAACATGCACTTGACGACATGACAGAGCAGCTCAGGCAGCCGGCTTCAAATGCCGTCGCCATCTTTATCCTGCAGAAACACCGACGCATTCTGCAGGCCCAGGTGGTGCCTGTTTTAAGCCATACCGGACTGTTTACCGGATTTGTGATGATCCTTGACGATATCACCCGGCAAAGCCATGCTGAAAAACGGGTGGAATCCATTTTAAAGACATTGTCGAAAAACGCCCGGTCCCCCATAGCAGGCATCAGGGCCGCAATCGAGGCAATGAGACAGTTTCCCGGAATGGATGAGGAAAAACAGGGCAAATTCAAAGAGATCATCTACAATGAATCCATTGCTCTGAGCGATCTTCTCAACCGCATATCCGAGGACTACTCAGGCCTGATCCATACAAAAAAAACCTTGAAAACCGTATTTTTAAGGGACCTTCTGCAAACGGTTGCCAGGCGGGGGCAGCGGCACACGCCCGGTATCTTGTGCCACATCATTGAGAACAGGGAAAACAAGGATATCAGAATCACTGCCGATGCCTACCTGATGATCACCGCCATATTCTTTGTACTTGAACGTGTGAACACCGAAACAGAGGCTGTGGAATTTGACATTTCCTTTAAAACAGAAAACCGGATTGTCCTGATGGACATCACCTGGAAAGGTCCCCCCATCGACCCCCGGTCCATCAGGCAATGGGAATCAGGTGCCATCAATACCCGTCATGCGGTCCTGAACATCAGCTTAAAACAGGCCCTTAACCAGCACCACAGCACCATTTCAACATGTCCAGGCTGGCCCGGCAATAAAGAATCCCCCGGTCTCAGGTTCTTTATTCCCCAGGATGTGAGCCCGGTCCACGAATCTCTTGAACCGGTGTCTGCCCTGCCCGAAACCCGGATCCAGATCCGGGACCTGGACCTTTTTGATCATTCCGATCAGGATATGGCTTTGGACAACCGCTTATTGACAGAGCTTTCCTACACCGCCCTGATCCGGGAAATCACCCGGGCCGGCCGGGTGGAAGAGATTATCGGAAAACACAGCCAGCTGCCCAGACTCATCCACAGCATGCTCACCAGCGGCACCAGGATCCGGACCGTGACATGGCTGGTCACCGCGTTTTCAGATGCAATTCTTCACCGGTTGATGGCCTTTGCCATTGCAGAACTCGGGCCTCCGCCCCTTCCTTTTGCCTTTATCACCTTAGGCAGTGAAGGCAGAAAAGAGCAGACCCTTAAAACAGACCAGGACAATGCCATTATTTTCCAGGACCCGCCAAAGGGAGAAGCTGTTGACACGTTTCAGACCTATTTTCTTGTGCTGGGCGAAAAAGTGTGCACCTGGCTGGATCAGTCCGGGTTTGATTTCTGCCAGGGCGGGATCATGGCCAAAAATCCGAAATGGTGCCAGCCCCTTTCCCGGTGGAAAAACTGTTTCTCCTCATGGATCCATGCGGCAGCACCCCAAGATCTTCTGCACACCAGTATTTTTTTTGATTTCCGGTTTGCCTATGGTGACCCGGCGATCACAGATAATCTGACAACCCATCTGCATGCAAGCCTGTCCAACTGGACCGGGTTTTTCAGGAACATGGCCCATAATGCCGTATATTTCAAACCGCCCATCGGTTTTTTCGGCAACCTGCAGGTCAACGCCCGGGGTCCCCACAAACACTGCCTTGATATCAAAATGGCCGGTATCCCCATTGTTGACTTTGCCAGAATTTATTCTTTAAAACACGGGATAAAACAGACATCCACCCAGGAACGGTTATACCAGCTCTATGTAAAAAAAGTCCTGTCCAAAGCGGAATACAACGAACTGGACCAGGCTTACAGCTTTATGATGCAGCTGCGGTTCAAGGTGCAGATCCAGGCGATTCTCGGTCAGAATCAAAACCCGGACAATTTTGTCAACCCCAGGCATCTTTCATTCATTGAAAAAAGAACCCTCAAGGAAATATTGAAAAAAATCAAAGAGATCCAGGCCAGACTGCGGTTTGACTTTATCGGTGCCACAGACCAGCAGATATCCTGA
- a CDS encoding response regulator transcription factor, with protein sequence MKKKILIVDDEPNIVVPLEFLMEQNNYDVHTAETGEQAMDLIMNWKPDLVLLDIMLPGMDGYEVCRKIRQHKAFNPIRIVFLSAMARAVDIAKGMGLDADDYITKPFANDNVVEKINRLLFSPDNTEG encoded by the coding sequence ATGAAGAAAAAAATATTGATCGTTGATGACGAACCCAATATTGTCGTGCCGCTGGAATTTTTGATGGAGCAGAATAATTATGACGTTCACACCGCTGAAACCGGGGAACAAGCCATGGATCTGATTATGAACTGGAAACCGGATCTTGTCCTGCTGGATATCATGCTGCCGGGGATGGATGGCTATGAAGTCTGCCGAAAAATCCGGCAGCACAAAGCGTTCAATCCCATCCGCATTGTTTTTTTGTCTGCCATGGCCCGCGCCGTTGACATTGCCAAAGGCATGGGCCTTGATGCGGATGATTATATTACCAAACCCTTTGCCAATGACAATGTGGTGGAAAAAATCAACAGACTGCTGTTCTCCCCGGACAACACAGAAGGTTGA
- a CDS encoding sensor histidine kinase, whose amino-acid sequence MLEQKIIIFVSFGYMGLLFAIAFWGDKRAEAGKSIISNPYIYALSLAVYCTAWTFYGSVGAASRSGAPGFLGIYLGPTLMMILGWPVLRKIIRISKVNRITSIADFIASRYGKSAVIAGAVTIIAVLGIVPYMSVQIKAISTSFQLISQYPDVYMAQKTSVPLSGTLDTAFFVAILLALFAVIFGTRHLEATERHEGLVAAIAFESGVKLIAILCVGVFITYGLYSGFNDLFSRAGLVPQIKQLFVMEVTASTFTGWYNALFLAMMAIFLLPRQFQVIVVENVDENHLKKAVWLFPLYLLAINIFVIPIAFGGMIYFFGQCASDPVCSRALSGTFDGVLAFSSGRLDADYFALTLLMAGEQQALTLFAFIGGMSAATGMVIVETIALSTMVCNDLVMPVLLRLRFLKLERKPDLSRLLLVIRRISILVIVLLGYLYFHYVVEYYSLVSIGMISFTAVAQFGPALIGGIFWKGATKRGALFGLVAGFFVWTYTLVLPSLAQAGFFPKDILISGPFNIALLNPTHLFGLDIGQLGFDQYSHAVFWSMAANLGLFVGVSLFSRQNAMERKQATLFVDVFTCSPESEKSSFWRASASVADLRVLLERFLGKNRTREALDLYAREHHINWEKKTIADAGLVSFAEKLLAGAIGSASALVMVRSIVEEEPLGMDQIMHILDETQQIIIYSRELEKATQDLEAANIRLKELDRLKNQFISTITHELRTPLTSVRSLAEIIHQTRELDPVKQRQFVSIIIKESERLTRLINDVLDFQKMSSGRIHWQMARLDFREVIEDSIFSTGRLIEEKHIELTLDLPDTPGWVSGDKDRLIQVMVNLISNAVKFCDPDQGKITVGMAPDPFFAGDGAFLKIWVKDNGIGIDKQDQELIFHEFRQVISSSRGRPRGTGIGLTITRHIIESHNGRIWVESQLDKGAAFFFTLPLVK is encoded by the coding sequence ATGTTAGAACAGAAAATTATTATTTTTGTGTCTTTCGGGTACATGGGGCTGCTGTTTGCCATTGCCTTCTGGGGTGACAAGCGGGCAGAGGCCGGTAAAAGCATTATCAGCAACCCTTATATTTATGCCCTGTCCCTGGCCGTGTACTGCACAGCCTGGACGTTTTACGGCAGTGTGGGGGCGGCAAGCCGGTCCGGTGCTCCAGGATTTTTGGGGATATACCTGGGCCCTACGCTCATGATGATCCTGGGATGGCCGGTGTTACGAAAGATCATCCGTATCAGCAAGGTCAACCGGATCACCTCCATCGCGGATTTTATCGCTTCCCGGTACGGAAAAAGTGCTGTCATAGCCGGGGCGGTAACCATTATTGCCGTTCTCGGCATTGTGCCCTACATGTCTGTCCAGATCAAGGCCATATCCACCTCGTTTCAGCTGATCAGCCAGTATCCGGATGTTTATATGGCCCAAAAAACCTCTGTCCCGCTTTCAGGCACCCTGGACACGGCGTTTTTTGTGGCCATTTTGCTGGCCCTGTTTGCCGTGATTTTCGGCACCCGCCACCTGGAAGCCACAGAACGCCATGAAGGCCTGGTGGCGGCCATTGCCTTTGAATCCGGTGTCAAGCTCATTGCCATCCTGTGTGTCGGGGTGTTTATCACCTATGGGCTGTATTCCGGGTTCAATGACCTGTTCTCCCGGGCAGGCCTTGTCCCCCAGATAAAGCAGCTCTTTGTCATGGAGGTGACGGCTTCCACCTTTACCGGGTGGTACAATGCCCTGTTTCTGGCGATGATGGCCATATTCCTTTTGCCCCGCCAGTTCCAGGTGATTGTGGTGGAGAATGTGGATGAAAATCATCTGAAAAAAGCGGTCTGGCTTTTTCCCCTGTATCTGCTGGCCATCAATATTTTTGTCATCCCCATTGCCTTTGGGGGGATGATCTATTTTTTTGGACAGTGCGCGTCAGACCCGGTCTGCAGCCGGGCCTTGTCCGGCACTTTCGACGGTGTCCTGGCGTTTTCCAGCGGACGTCTGGACGCGGATTATTTTGCCCTGACCCTGCTGATGGCCGGAGAGCAGCAGGCACTCACCCTGTTTGCCTTTATCGGCGGCATGTCCGCTGCCACAGGCATGGTGATCGTTGAGACCATTGCCCTGTCCACCATGGTGTGCAACGACCTTGTGATGCCGGTGCTGCTGCGCCTGCGGTTTTTAAAACTGGAGCGGAAACCGGATCTGAGCCGGCTGCTGCTGGTTATCCGGCGGATCAGCATCCTGGTCATTGTATTGCTGGGATATCTGTATTTTCATTATGTGGTGGAGTATTATTCTCTGGTTTCCATCGGGATGATCTCCTTTACCGCCGTTGCCCAGTTCGGCCCGGCCTTGATCGGCGGGATTTTCTGGAAAGGGGCCACAAAGCGGGGCGCGCTTTTTGGATTGGTGGCCGGGTTCTTTGTATGGACCTATACCCTGGTGCTGCCGTCTCTTGCCCAGGCAGGATTTTTCCCCAAAGATATTCTGATCAGCGGGCCTTTCAATATAGCGCTGTTGAACCCGACCCACCTGTTTGGCCTGGATATCGGGCAGCTGGGGTTTGACCAGTACTCCCATGCGGTCTTCTGGAGCATGGCTGCCAACCTTGGGCTTTTTGTGGGGGTGTCCCTTTTTTCCAGGCAGAATGCCATGGAACGGAAACAAGCCACCCTGTTTGTGGATGTGTTTACCTGTTCTCCGGAATCTGAAAAATCCTCTTTCTGGCGGGCCTCTGCCTCGGTGGCGGATCTGCGGGTGCTTCTGGAACGGTTCCTGGGGAAAAACAGGACCAGGGAAGCCCTTGATCTGTATGCCAGGGAACACCATATCAACTGGGAGAAAAAAACCATTGCAGATGCCGGCCTGGTGAGTTTTGCGGAAAAACTGCTGGCCGGTGCCATCGGATCGGCATCCGCGCTTGTGATGGTCAGGTCCATCGTGGAAGAAGAGCCCCTGGGCATGGATCAGATCATGCACATTCTGGATGAAACCCAGCAGATCATCATCTACAGCCGGGAGCTTGAAAAGGCAACCCAGGATCTTGAGGCGGCCAATATACGCCTCAAGGAGCTGGACCGGCTGAAAAACCAGTTTATTTCAACGATCACCCATGAACTGCGGACCCCGCTGACGTCGGTCAGGTCCCTGGCCGAGATTATCCACCAGACCCGTGAGCTGGATCCGGTAAAGCAGCGGCAGTTTGTGAGTATCATCATCAAGGAGAGTGAGCGGCTGACAAGGCTGATCAATGATGTGCTGGATTTTCAGAAAATGTCATCCGGCCGGATCCACTGGCAGATGGCACGGCTTGACTTCAGGGAAGTCATTGAAGATTCGATTTTTTCCACGGGCCGGTTGATTGAAGAAAAACATATTGAACTGACCCTTGATCTGCCCGATACCCCGGGCTGGGTATCCGGAGACAAGGACCGCCTGATACAGGTGATGGTGAACCTGATATCCAATGCCGTCAAATTCTGTGACCCGGACCAGGGCAAAATTACGGTGGGGATGGCGCCAGACCCTTTTTTTGCCGGGGATGGTGCTTTTTTGAAGATATGGGTCAAAGACAACGGGATCGGTATTGACAAACAGGATCAGGAACTGATTTTTCATGAATTTCGCCAGGTCATCTCCTCTTCCAGGGGAAGACCCCGGGGAACCGGCATCGGGTTGACCATTACCCGGCACATTATTGAATCCCATAACGGCAGGATATGGGTGGAAAGCCAGTTGGACAAGGGGGCGGCTTTCTTTTTCACCCTGCCTCTGGTAAAGTAA
- a CDS encoding aldo/keto reductase gives MLYRNMPKVKEALSILGFGCMRLPVQENGKINRPRAIAQIRHAIDNGVNYLDTAWPYHGGDSERLVEEALKNGYRDKAFAATKLPSWMVKSRGHMDEFLDQQCKNLGTDPIDFYLIHNLAGPMWERLKGMDVLDFMDRAKKSGRIRYAGFSFHGRIDDFKTIVDDYDWDFCQIQYNYLDEYHQAGTEGLMYAAQKNLGVIVMEPLRGGNLGVPQPPPEVARIWENAMESRTPVEWALRWVWNHPEVTMVLSGMNEESHVAENLKIASDARPNSLTLEEKNLVKQAAETYRRLMAVNCTGCEYCKPCPEGVNISGAFEILNKLHLFKNEPEARQMYAVRCGDIFSGGQMGYASQCIQCGECLDKCPQGIAIPDMLEQVVADLEDDKTLERLAMGKKMLNM, from the coding sequence ATGCTTTACAGAAACATGCCAAAGGTTAAAGAAGCGCTGTCCATCCTGGGATTCGGGTGTATGCGCCTGCCCGTGCAGGAAAACGGCAAAATTAACCGTCCTCGGGCCATTGCCCAGATCCGCCATGCCATTGACAACGGGGTCAATTACCTGGATACGGCCTGGCCCTACCATGGCGGTGACAGTGAACGGCTGGTGGAAGAAGCCCTGAAGAACGGATACCGGGACAAGGCATTTGCCGCCACCAAGCTGCCCTCCTGGATGGTGAAAAGCCGGGGCCACATGGATGAGTTCCTGGATCAGCAGTGCAAAAACCTGGGCACGGACCCCATTGATTTTTACCTGATCCACAACCTGGCCGGTCCCATGTGGGAACGGCTCAAAGGCATGGATGTGCTGGATTTCATGGACCGGGCTAAAAAAAGCGGCCGGATCCGGTATGCCGGATTTTCCTTCCACGGCAGGATCGATGATTTCAAGACCATTGTGGATGATTATGACTGGGATTTCTGCCAGATCCAGTACAATTATCTGGATGAATATCACCAGGCCGGCACGGAAGGGCTGATGTATGCCGCACAGAAAAACCTGGGAGTGATCGTGATGGAGCCGCTGCGGGGCGGCAACTTAGGGGTTCCCCAGCCGCCGCCAGAAGTGGCCCGGATCTGGGAAAATGCAATGGAGTCCCGCACCCCCGTGGAATGGGCCTTAAGGTGGGTCTGGAATCATCCCGAGGTCACGATGGTGCTGTCGGGCATGAATGAGGAATCCCATGTGGCAGAAAACCTGAAAATCGCCTCAGATGCACGCCCCAACTCCCTGACACTTGAGGAAAAGAACCTGGTGAAACAGGCGGCTGAGACCTACCGTCGCCTGATGGCCGTAAACTGCACGGGATGTGAATACTGCAAACCCTGTCCGGAAGGGGTGAATATTTCCGGGGCGTTTGAGATCCTGAACAAGCTGCACCTGTTTAAAAACGAACCCGAGGCCCGGCAGATGTATGCCGTCCGGTGCGGAGACATCTTCAGCGGCGGACAGATGGGATATGCCTCCCAGTGCATCCAGTGCGGGGAGTGCCTGGACAAATGCCCCCAGGGCATCGCCATTCCCGACATGCTGGAACAGGTGGTGGCGGACCTGGAGGATGACAAGACCCTGGAACGCCTGGCCATGGGCAAAAAAATGCTGAACATGTAA
- a CDS encoding aldehyde ferredoxin oxidoreductase family protein, with protein MHGWMGKILRVDLTTQQCSTQPLDLKILKDYIGGRGLGAYFLNKEGDPQADPLSAGNPMIMATGPLTGTGAPTGARYMVMTKSPLTGAVTCSNSGGMFPTEFKRTGFDAIIFTGKSDKPVYLWIDHGKPELRSADHLWGKDTHQTTDQLLAETHAQARVACIGPAGEKQVLFASIMNDKNRAAGRSGVGAVMGSKHLKAVVIKGKGRIPMADPDRFKQVNKQVLDTFREGVEKTPLGLTVNGTAGVVMATQNFGVLPTKNWQQGTFDGWEKIDGQELTRRYLKKNSACYGCPIGCGRLTRVTDAGFEGEGEGPEYETLYAMGSNCMIDNLGAITKANYICNEMGMDTITMGATIACAMELVDRGYLSEDRVGRALQWGDAGALVELTRMTAAREGFGDELALGSFRLAEKYGHPELAPVSKKQEFPGYEPRGAQAMGLAYATSPIGGSHMRGDPAYFELFSVPQPMDPHIWEGKAKVTAAFQDLSAIIDAAGLCIFFAVRSLAAKDLGVAPTGILEYLNAATGSDYTLEELMQAGERIINAERIFLNNAGFSRKDDSLPDRLTKVPIPDGPAKGLVCHLEEMLDEYYEVRGWNRDGIPETKTLERLDLA; from the coding sequence ATGCATGGCTGGATGGGAAAAATACTGAGAGTGGATTTGACAACGCAACAATGCAGCACACAACCCCTGGACCTGAAAATCCTCAAAGATTATATCGGCGGCCGGGGTCTGGGGGCTTATTTTTTGAACAAAGAAGGAGATCCCCAGGCGGATCCGCTGTCTGCCGGCAATCCGATGATCATGGCCACCGGTCCTTTGACCGGAACCGGTGCCCCCACCGGAGCGCGGTACATGGTGATGACAAAATCGCCCTTGACCGGGGCGGTCACCTGTTCCAACTCCGGGGGCATGTTTCCCACGGAGTTTAAGCGGACCGGGTTTGATGCGATCATTTTCACAGGAAAATCCGATAAACCCGTCTATCTGTGGATCGATCACGGCAAGCCGGAACTGAGATCCGCCGACCATTTATGGGGAAAAGACACCCACCAGACCACAGACCAGCTTTTGGCTGAAACCCATGCCCAGGCCCGGGTGGCGTGTATCGGCCCGGCCGGGGAAAAACAGGTCCTGTTTGCCTCCATCATGAACGACAAGAACCGGGCCGCCGGCCGGTCCGGCGTCGGGGCGGTCATGGGCAGCAAACATCTCAAGGCCGTGGTGATCAAAGGAAAAGGCCGGATTCCTATGGCAGACCCGGACCGGTTCAAACAGGTCAACAAACAGGTGCTGGACACGTTCCGGGAGGGGGTTGAAAAAACCCCGCTGGGACTGACCGTCAACGGAACCGCCGGTGTGGTCATGGCCACCCAGAACTTTGGCGTGCTGCCCACCAAAAACTGGCAGCAGGGCACGTTTGACGGATGGGAAAAAATTGACGGCCAGGAACTGACCCGGCGGTATCTGAAAAAAAATTCAGCCTGCTATGGATGCCCCATCGGGTGCGGCCGCCTGACCCGGGTGACAGACGCCGGATTTGAGGGTGAAGGCGAGGGCCCGGAATATGAAACCCTGTACGCCATGGGTTCCAACTGCATGATCGACAATCTGGGTGCCATCACCAAGGCCAACTATATCTGCAACGAAATGGGCATGGATACCATCACCATGGGGGCCACCATCGCCTGTGCCATGGAACTGGTGGACCGCGGGTATCTCAGTGAAGACCGGGTGGGCCGGGCTCTTCAATGGGGAGATGCCGGGGCCCTGGTGGAGCTGACCCGGATGACCGCCGCGCGGGAAGGATTCGGGGATGAACTGGCCCTTGGCAGCTTCCGGCTGGCTGAAAAATACGGTCATCCGGAACTGGCGCCGGTTTCCAAAAAACAGGAATTCCCCGGGTATGAACCCAGGGGGGCCCAGGCCATGGGGCTGGCCTATGCCACGTCCCCCATCGGGGGGTCTCACATGCGCGGCGACCCCGCCTATTTTGAACTGTTCAGCGTGCCCCAGCCCATGGATCCCCATATCTGGGAAGGCAAAGCCAAAGTCACCGCAGCGTTCCAGGATCTGTCCGCCATCATCGATGCCGCGGGACTGTGTATTTTCTTTGCCGTCCGGAGCCTGGCGGCAAAAGACCTGGGCGTGGCCCCCACGGGCATTCTGGAATACCTGAACGCCGCCACGGGCAGTGACTATACCCTGGAAGAACTCATGCAGGCAGGAGAGCGGATCATCAATGCGGAACGAATTTTTCTGAACAATGCCGGGTTTTCCAGAAAGGATGACTCCCTGCCTGACCGGTTGACAAAAGTTCCCATACCGGACGGTCCGGCCAAAGGCCTGGTCTGCCATCTGGAAGAAATGCTGGATGAGTATTATGAGGTCCGCGGCTGGAACCGGGACGGCATCCCGGAAACAAAAACCCTTGAACGCCTGGACCTGGCGTGA
- a CDS encoding MoaD/ThiS family protein, with translation MEIELRLYGGLNRYAPNGQTCSACLVAPSATVSDAVTRLGIPDTVHITILRNGRREDMSTRLEPGDILTLLPQIDGG, from the coding sequence ATGGAGATTGAACTCAGGCTGTATGGCGGGCTGAACCGGTATGCTCCAAACGGACAAACCTGTTCAGCCTGCCTTGTGGCCCCGTCTGCAACGGTCAGCGATGCGGTCACCCGCCTGGGTATCCCCGACACCGTTCATATCACCATACTGCGTAACGGGCGGCGGGAGGACATGTCCACCCGCCTTGAACCCGGAGACATCCTGACCCTGCTGCCGCAAATCGACGGCGGTTAA
- a CDS encoding citrate/2-methylcitrate synthase, with protein sequence MEQAVLGDACFISRHLYPNIDFYSGITLRVIRIPKQSRKFSQARFCNRVASCGHPVFLIDFPSFLHPTTLLLYVIIGYLL encoded by the coding sequence CTGGAACAGGCCGTGCTCGGGGATGCCTGTTTCATCTCCCGCCATCTCTACCCGAACATCGATTTTTATTCAGGCATCACGCTGCGGGTCATCCGCATCCCCAAACAGAGTAGAAAATTCAGTCAAGCCAGGTTCTGCAACCGGGTGGCTTCTTGCGGCCACCCGGTTTTTCTTATTGACTTCCCGTCATTTCTGCACCCGACCACCCTTTTGCTTTATGTAATTATTGGTTATTTATTGTAA